In a genomic window of Diadema setosum chromosome 3, eeDiaSeto1, whole genome shotgun sequence:
- the LOC140226500 gene encoding uncharacterized protein encodes MSSKEQHDPSFALRATRGQEVCATKSELPPSAPPSGDAGTAHVQKNVSIGKAQDLGKKTMKKIPKKAPHTVSKAPSEDRASTSGDVSSRLDKLENLLAEVVKHLPQSHDKTTSRAAVVLTGASTSKSTAEEFSRLPTNVRHFVRDDFDTSDDAATERDGPFDFDEGVEEVPPAAQLPPLAAKYAIPLGIGEAVDEEIAKSVNYFIGNKLEDKAIEETVEKYPPPPPSNCPHVDTPKVNAPIWEHLQSVTRNRDLKLQRVQKCLTRGIGALLRSLDARDISESQQDALALLSNAHFELNCVRKELIKPDINSEYVHLCKPSTPVTQLLFGDDLTRQMKDLKEQHKASAGVMRTQQKHTSRPSGSFHPYRRPFNSGARRQARDAGWTGSRSATASRFVHGTANRPFLDQRYQGKSRPPPQQRPQSRVHPQARSKTPHNK; translated from the coding sequence ATGAGCTCGAAAGAGCAGCACGATCCATCCTTCGCTTTACGTGCTACACGTGGACAGGAGGTCTGTGCCACGAAGTCAGAGTTACCACCATCAGCGCCTCCCTCCGGCGATGCCGGTACGGCGCACGTACAGAAGAATGTGAGCATCGGAAAGGCTCAAGATTTAGGGAAGAAGACGATGAAGAAAATTCCCAAAAAAGCTCCTCATACGGTATCAAAAGCCCCTTCCGAGGATCGGGCGTCTACCTCCGGGGACGTTAGTTCTCGTCTAGACAAACTTGAAAATCTCCTCGCCGAAGTGGTGAAACACCTTCCCCAATCGCATGATAAAACCACTAGCCGTGCTGCTGTGGTACTTACAGGCGCGTCTACATCGAAATCTACAGCGGAGGAATTTTCCCGCTTGCCTACTAACGTCCGCCATTTTGTTAGGGACGATTTTGATACGTCTGACGACGCAGCTACAGAGCGTGATGGACCGTTCGATTTTGACGAAGGGGTGGAAGAGGTTCCCCCTGCTGCACAGCTACCACCGTTGGCAGCCAAGTATGCTATCCCCCTCGGGATTGGGGAGGCAGTTGACGAGGAAATCGCAAAATCGGTGAACTACTTTATTGGCAACAAACTAGAAGATAAAGCCATCGAGGAAACGGTtgaaaaataccccccccccccaccgagcAACTGCCCCCACGTCGATACACCTAAAGTGAACGCTCCCATTTGGGAACACTTGCAGTCCGTCACGCGTAATCGTGATTTGAAACTACAGAGAGTGCAGAAATGTCTGACTCGCGGTATTGGGGCTCTTCTTCGCTCTCTCGATGCGCGAGATATCTCCGAGTCTCAGCAAGACGCACTTGCTCTATTGAGTAATGCGCACTTTGAACTGAATTGCGTGCGGAAGGAGCTGATTAAACCGGACATCAACTCGGAATACGTGCATCTCTGTAAGCCTTCTACACCAGTCACGCAGCTGTTGTTTGGTGATGATCTTACAAGACAGATGAAAGatctaaaagaacaacataaggCCTCTGCTGGGGTCATGAGGACCCAGCAGAAACATACTTCTCGTCCTAGCGGCTCTTTCCATCCGTACAGACGGCCCTTCAACAGCGGAGCTCGCCGGCAGGCTCGCGATGCGGGCTGGACGGGCTCGCGTAGCGCTACAGCCTCACGCTTCGTGCATGGAACGGCAAATCGTCCTTTTTTAGACCAGCGCTACCAGGGGAAGTCGCGACCTCCCCCACAGCAACGGCCACAGAGCAGAGTTCATCCACAGGCCAGAAGCAAGACTCCCCACAACAAGTAA